In a single window of the Streptomyces sp. 846.5 genome:
- a CDS encoding Rid family hydrolase has product MTTSITRTNPPQLHEPPGYHHITVVEAGRTAHLAGQCPIDRSGAVVGPADLATQIDQVVANALVALAAVGAEPGDVVRSVVYVVSDDASTLGSAWHRLMASPLGAAFTSASTLLGVAQLGFPGQLVEVDLTASLP; this is encoded by the coding sequence ATGACGACCAGCATCACGCGCACCAATCCGCCCCAGCTCCACGAGCCGCCCGGTTACCACCACATCACCGTGGTGGAGGCCGGCCGCACCGCCCATCTGGCCGGCCAGTGCCCGATCGACCGATCGGGTGCAGTGGTCGGCCCGGCTGATCTCGCCACCCAGATCGACCAGGTGGTCGCCAACGCCCTGGTCGCCCTGGCCGCAGTCGGCGCCGAGCCGGGCGATGTCGTCCGTTCGGTGGTCTACGTCGTCAGCGACGACGCCTCGACCCTCGGCTCCGCCTGGCACCGGCTCATGGCGTCGCCCCTCGGGGCGGCCTTCACCAGCGCCAGCACGCTGCTCGGCGTCGCCCAACTCGGCTTCCCGGGCCAACTCGTCGAGGTCGACCTCACCGCGTCACTGCCGTAG
- a CDS encoding cellulase family glycosylhydrolase has protein sequence MRSRTSLLLGTAAAVTGFTAALLPLAASSAAATALSCSVSYSVSNDWGSGFTAAATITDTGGAAIQPWTLTYTTTGNQTLQSGWNGTWSQFGHTVTVAAPSWSTGIAAGGSFTTNANFGYSGANSAPTGFAVNGVACGPTSSPTPTPTSSPTTAPPTTAPPTTAPPTTAPPGGAAPALHVSGNKLVNASGSAVTLHGVNRSGAEFACVQGTGLFDGPVDQTSVAAMASWHINAVRVPLNEDCWLGESNVLAAYSGANYINAIKSYVSLLHQNGLVAILDLHWTDGVYSGNSSGCSSATATCQKPMPDAAGAIPFWTSVANTFKGDNSTVFDLFNEPYPDRATSTTAQAWTCWRDGGTCSGINYQVAGMQSMVNAVRGTGATNVLMLGGLAYSNDLTQWLTYEPTDPAHNLAASWHSYNFNTCSSSSCWSSQISPVLAQVPLVTGELGENDCAHGYLDTLLPWLDNAGASYLAWTWNTWNCSSGPSLITAYDGTATAYGAGFKAHLAGLG, from the coding sequence ATGCGATCCCGCACCTCGCTCCTCCTCGGCACGGCCGCCGCCGTCACCGGCTTCACCGCGGCGCTGCTGCCGCTGGCCGCGTCCAGCGCCGCGGCCACCGCCCTTTCGTGCAGCGTCAGTTACTCGGTCTCCAACGACTGGGGCAGCGGTTTCACCGCAGCCGCGACCATCACCGACACCGGCGGCGCGGCAATCCAGCCCTGGACGCTGACCTACACCACCACCGGCAACCAGACCCTGCAGAGCGGCTGGAACGGCACCTGGTCCCAGTTCGGCCACACCGTCACCGTCGCCGCACCCAGCTGGAGCACCGGCATCGCGGCGGGCGGCTCCTTCACGACCAACGCCAACTTCGGCTACTCGGGCGCCAATTCGGCCCCGACCGGTTTCGCGGTGAACGGCGTGGCCTGCGGGCCGACGTCCTCGCCGACGCCCACACCGACTTCGTCCCCGACGACGGCGCCGCCGACTACGGCGCCGCCCACCACCGCACCGCCGACCACCGCGCCGCCCGGCGGGGCCGCGCCCGCTCTGCATGTCTCCGGCAACAAGCTGGTGAACGCGAGCGGCAGCGCGGTCACCCTGCACGGGGTGAACCGCTCCGGCGCGGAGTTCGCCTGCGTGCAGGGGACGGGGCTCTTCGACGGGCCCGTCGACCAGACCTCCGTTGCGGCGATGGCCAGTTGGCACATCAACGCGGTACGGGTGCCGCTGAACGAGGACTGCTGGCTCGGCGAGTCCAACGTCCTGGCCGCCTACTCCGGCGCGAACTACATCAACGCGATCAAGAGCTACGTCTCACTGCTGCACCAGAACGGCCTGGTCGCCATCCTGGACCTGCACTGGACCGACGGCGTCTACAGCGGCAACTCCTCCGGCTGCTCCAGCGCCACGGCGACCTGCCAGAAGCCGATGCCGGACGCCGCCGGGGCGATACCGTTCTGGACCTCGGTCGCCAACACCTTCAAGGGCGACAACTCGACCGTCTTCGACCTGTTCAACGAGCCCTACCCGGACCGCGCGACCAGCACCACCGCCCAGGCCTGGACCTGCTGGCGGGACGGCGGGACCTGCTCCGGCATCAACTACCAGGTCGCGGGCATGCAGTCGATGGTGAACGCGGTGCGCGGCACCGGCGCGACCAATGTGCTGATGCTCGGCGGGCTCGCCTACTCCAACGACCTCACCCAGTGGCTGACCTACGAGCCGACCGACCCGGCCCACAACCTGGCCGCCTCGTGGCACTCGTACAACTTCAACACCTGCAGCAGCAGTTCCTGCTGGAGCAGCCAGATCTCCCCGGTGCTGGCCCAGGTCCCGCTGGTGACAGGCGAGTTGGGCGAGAACGACTGCGCCCACGGCTACCTGGACACCCTGCTGCCCTGGCTGGACAACGCCGGCGCCTCCTACCTGGCCTGGACCTGGAACACCTGGAACTGCTCCTCCGGCCCGTCCCTCATCACCGCCTACGACGGCACCGCCACCGCTTACGGCGCGGGGTTCAAGGCGCATTTGGCGGGGCTGGGGTAG
- a CDS encoding glycoside hydrolase family 6 protein, whose amino-acid sequence MSHPARPLARFRTAAAAAALGAAMLVPVAASQSAHAAVTHVANPYLGSTPYLNPDYVSEVNAQATADGGTTGTAEAKVASYQTAIWMDHIGAIAGDSTHLGLKAQLDKAETQAAGSSTPVLFEVVIYDLPGRDCAALASNGEIPATAAGLTQYESQYVDPIAALLGTSTYSNLRISTIIEPDSLPNAVTNQSKAACATATPYYETGVEYTLNKLHAIPNVYTYLDIGHSGWLGWSSNMGPAAQEFAKVAKATTAGVASVDGFVSDTANTTPTDEPFLPNSTLQVGGQPLDSANFYQYNPYFDEHTYDEAMHASMVSAGFPSTVGMLIDTSRNGWGGSSRPTALNSSPTDVNSYVTANKVDKRPFRGDWCNVNGAGIGSRPTAQPYGSSDPIIAYVWIKPPGESDGDYPSGTHTHGDPHCDPSGTQTDGNGNTYPTDAIPGYDIPAGNWFAAQFQQLVANSYPALGSSSSGGDTTPPSAPTNLAVSGTTSSSVSLTWTASTDNVGVTGYAVYRGSTKVATVTTTSYTDTGLTASTAYSYHVTAQDAAGNVSAASATVTGTTSASSGGGGGSAGCTATYSVSSDWGSGFNANVTVANTGTSATKSWTVTWTWGGNQTVSSMWNAVYSHSGSAVTAANEPYNNVIAAGGNTSFGFGATYSGTNTAPTLTCTAS is encoded by the coding sequence GTGTCACATCCCGCCCGCCCGCTCGCCCGCTTCCGAACGGCCGCAGCAGCGGCCGCCCTCGGTGCGGCCATGCTCGTCCCCGTCGCTGCCTCGCAGTCCGCTCACGCGGCGGTGACCCACGTCGCCAACCCCTACCTCGGCTCCACTCCGTACCTCAACCCGGACTACGTCTCCGAGGTCAACGCCCAGGCCACCGCGGACGGCGGGACCACCGGCACGGCCGAGGCGAAGGTCGCGAGCTACCAGACCGCCATCTGGATGGACCACATCGGCGCCATCGCCGGCGACAGCACCCACCTCGGCCTCAAGGCCCAGCTCGACAAGGCCGAGACGCAGGCCGCCGGGAGTTCCACGCCGGTGCTGTTCGAGGTGGTGATCTACGACCTCCCCGGCCGTGACTGCGCCGCGCTGGCCTCCAACGGCGAGATCCCGGCCACGGCGGCCGGCCTCACCCAGTACGAGTCCCAGTACGTCGACCCGATCGCCGCGCTGCTCGGCACCAGCACCTACAGCAACCTGCGGATCTCCACGATCATCGAGCCCGACTCACTGCCCAACGCCGTCACCAACCAGAGCAAGGCGGCCTGCGCGACGGCCACCCCATACTACGAGACCGGCGTCGAGTACACCCTCAACAAGCTGCACGCCATCCCCAACGTCTACACCTACCTGGACATCGGCCACTCCGGCTGGCTCGGCTGGTCCAGCAACATGGGCCCGGCCGCCCAGGAGTTCGCCAAGGTGGCCAAGGCCACGACCGCAGGCGTGGCCAGCGTGGACGGCTTCGTCAGCGACACCGCGAACACCACCCCCACCGACGAGCCCTTCCTGCCCAACTCCACGCTCCAGGTGGGCGGGCAGCCACTGGACTCGGCCAATTTCTACCAGTACAACCCGTACTTCGACGAGCACACCTATGACGAGGCGATGCACGCCTCGATGGTCTCGGCCGGCTTCCCCAGCACCGTCGGGATGCTCATCGACACCTCCCGCAACGGCTGGGGCGGGTCGTCCCGTCCCACCGCGCTGAACTCGTCGCCGACCGACGTCAACTCCTACGTGACCGCGAACAAGGTCGACAAGCGGCCGTTCCGCGGCGACTGGTGCAACGTCAACGGCGCCGGCATCGGCTCGCGCCCGACCGCGCAGCCGTACGGGTCGAGTGATCCGATCATCGCCTACGTCTGGATCAAGCCCCCGGGCGAGTCCGACGGCGACTACCCGAGCGGTACGCATACCCACGGCGACCCGCACTGCGACCCCAGCGGCACCCAGACCGACGGCAACGGCAACACCTACCCGACCGACGCCATCCCCGGCTACGACATCCCGGCCGGCAACTGGTTCGCGGCCCAGTTCCAGCAGCTGGTCGCCAACTCCTACCCGGCGCTCGGCAGCTCCAGCAGCGGCGGCGACACCACTCCGCCGTCGGCCCCCACCAACCTGGCGGTGAGCGGCACGACCAGCAGCAGTGTGTCGCTGACCTGGACGGCGTCCACGGACAACGTGGGCGTGACCGGCTATGCGGTGTACCGGGGATCGACCAAGGTCGCCACGGTGACCACGACCTCGTACACCGACACCGGGCTGACGGCCTCCACCGCGTACAGCTACCACGTGACCGCCCAGGACGCGGCGGGCAATGTCTCGGCCGCCTCCGCGACGGTCACCGGCACCACCTCCGCCTCCAGCGGCGGCGGAGGAGGCAGCGCCGGCTGCACCGCGACCTACAGCGTCAGCAGTGACTGGGGCTCCGGCTTCAACGCCAATGTCACCGTTGCCAACACCGGGACCAGCGCCACCAAGTCCTGGACCGTCACCTGGACCTGGGGCGGCAACCAGACCGTCTCCAGCATGTGGAACGCCGTCTACAGCCACTCCGGGTCGGCCGTGACCGCGGCCAACGAGCCCTACAACAATGTGATCGCCGCCGGAGGCAACACCAGCTTCGGCTTCGGGGCGACCTACTCCGGCACCAACACCGCTCCCACGCTCACCTGCACCGCGAGCTGA
- a CDS encoding EamA family transporter: MPTQPALPARPRPHARGADPPTADPTSSTHSTGARRRALVAVGLAAASWGSAGAVAAILHRSSGLGPIAVSFWRFAIGAVLLVAARPFRRRAADTVRPGPLALIGTGVLMAVFQTCYLAAVDLAGLALGTTAALGAAPVLTALGARVVFAERLGRRGIATIALAVTGLALLAFGSDGTSSGATAPLWGLLCALGSAAGSAAINLLTQAQTRDGRAHDAYDRALSGFAVGALSLLALAAATGPLLPAGHHFGTAVALLGYLGAVPTALAYSLFFTAMTVVRATAVSVMMMLEPVAALLLGITLLGEHLTLPAAAGTATLLAAVALLRA; this comes from the coding sequence ATGCCCACTCAGCCTGCCCTGCCCGCACGTCCCCGCCCGCATGCCCGGGGCGCGGACCCGCCAACGGCCGATCCGACCTCTTCCACCCACTCGACGGGAGCCCGTCGCCGCGCGCTGGTCGCGGTCGGCCTCGCCGCGGCCTCCTGGGGGAGTGCCGGCGCCGTCGCCGCGATCCTCCACCGGAGCAGCGGCCTCGGGCCGATCGCCGTCTCGTTCTGGCGCTTCGCCATCGGGGCGGTGCTGCTCGTGGCCGCCCGGCCGTTCCGACGCCGCGCCGCCGACACCGTGCGCCCCGGGCCGCTGGCGCTGATCGGCACCGGCGTCCTCATGGCGGTCTTCCAGACCTGCTACCTCGCCGCCGTCGACCTCGCCGGCCTGGCCCTCGGCACCACCGCCGCGCTCGGCGCAGCCCCGGTGCTCACCGCCCTGGGAGCGCGCGTGGTCTTCGCCGAACGGCTCGGCAGGCGCGGCATCGCGACGATCGCCCTGGCGGTCACCGGTCTCGCCCTGCTCGCCTTCGGCAGTGACGGCACATCGAGCGGAGCGACCGCCCCGCTCTGGGGCCTGCTCTGCGCCCTCGGCTCGGCGGCGGGATCGGCGGCGATCAACCTGCTCACCCAGGCCCAGACCCGCGACGGCCGCGCCCACGACGCCTACGACCGCGCGCTCAGCGGCTTCGCCGTCGGCGCGCTGAGCCTGCTGGCCCTCGCAGCCGCGACCGGTCCGCTGCTCCCCGCCGGGCACCACTTCGGTACGGCGGTCGCCCTGCTCGGATACCTCGGCGCGGTGCCCACCGCGCTGGCCTACTCGCTCTTCTTCACGGCGATGACCGTGGTCCGGGCGACGGCGGTGTCGGTGATGATGATGCTGGAACCCGTGGCCGCGCTGCTCCTAGGCATCACCCTCCTGGGCGAGCACCTCACCCTCCCCGCCGCAGCGGGCACCGCCACACTGCTCGCAGCAGTTGCACTACTCCGCGCCTGA
- a CDS encoding DMT family transporter gives MMATLSVVFAVLAAVSNALGTVLQRRAALIVPQSDGFQLQLMWDLLRTPIWFFGILGVVFAAVFQGLALVTGPLAVVQPIFVLELPFALLISGLVFRKPMVRRGWLSVACIVVGLGTALAAASPSGGELQPPAALWLLALVCCGGMMVLLAGAALKRPVGRARAACLGTAAAIGYALTAALMKSATDTLDHGGVGAFFTAWQTYAFAAVGVCALFLLENAMQAGPLVASQPALTLGDALISLSLGVTLYSESVRVGWWLLPEIFGVGLVLLGVVGLSRLQSGTGAPAEEELAEEAQPESGSGSSEPSVDVSETA, from the coding sequence TTGATGGCAACACTGTCGGTGGTCTTCGCCGTCCTCGCCGCCGTGAGCAATGCGCTGGGCACGGTGCTCCAGCGGCGGGCCGCACTGATCGTCCCGCAGTCGGACGGGTTCCAGCTGCAGCTGATGTGGGACCTGCTGCGCACCCCGATCTGGTTCTTCGGCATCCTCGGCGTGGTCTTCGCCGCGGTCTTCCAGGGCCTGGCGCTGGTGACCGGCCCGCTGGCGGTGGTCCAGCCGATCTTCGTGCTGGAGCTGCCCTTCGCCCTGCTGATCTCGGGTCTGGTCTTCCGCAAGCCGATGGTGCGGCGCGGCTGGCTGTCCGTGGCCTGCATCGTGGTGGGCCTGGGCACCGCGCTGGCCGCGGCCTCGCCCAGCGGCGGGGAGCTGCAGCCGCCGGCCGCGCTGTGGCTGCTGGCGCTGGTCTGCTGCGGCGGAATGATGGTGCTGCTCGCCGGCGCGGCGCTGAAGCGGCCGGTGGGCCGGGCCCGCGCCGCCTGCCTGGGCACGGCCGCGGCGATCGGCTACGCCCTCACCGCGGCCCTGATGAAGTCCGCCACCGACACCCTGGACCACGGCGGCGTCGGGGCCTTCTTCACCGCCTGGCAGACCTACGCCTTCGCGGCGGTCGGCGTCTGCGCGCTGTTCCTGCTGGAGAACGCCATGCAGGCGGGTCCGCTGGTGGCCTCCCAGCCCGCGCTGACCCTGGGCGACGCGCTGATCAGCCTCTCGCTCGGGGTGACGCTCTACTCGGAGTCGGTACGGGTCGGCTGGTGGCTGCTGCCGGAGATCTTCGGGGTCGGGCTGGTGCTGCTGGGCGTGGTCGGCCTGTCCCGGTTGCAGTCCGGGACCGGCGCGCCCGCCGAGGAGGAACTGGCCGAGGAGGCACAGCCGGAGTCGGGGTCCGGTTCGTCGGAACCCTCGGTGGACGTCTCCGAGACGGCCTGA
- a CDS encoding metalloregulator ArsR/SmtB family transcription factor, with protein sequence MGQPNDQGDQRTARLDAAAAARVAGTLQALATPSRLLILARLRAGACAATELAAEVGLEQSACSHQLRVLREQGLVVGERRGRSVVYALYDSHVAALLDQAVHHVEHLHQEHARPASLGLSSVPGLL encoded by the coding sequence ATGGGCCAGCCTAATGACCAGGGCGATCAGCGCACCGCGCGCCTCGACGCGGCTGCCGCCGCCCGGGTGGCCGGAACCCTGCAGGCCCTGGCCACGCCCTCCCGGCTGCTGATCCTGGCCCGGCTGCGCGCGGGCGCCTGCGCGGCCACCGAGCTGGCCGCCGAGGTGGGCCTGGAGCAGTCGGCCTGCTCGCACCAGCTGCGAGTGCTGCGCGAGCAGGGCCTGGTGGTGGGCGAGCGGCGCGGACGCAGCGTCGTCTACGCCCTCTACGACTCCCATGTGGCCGCGCTGCTGGACCAGGCCGTGCACCATGTGGAGCATCTGCACCAGGAGCACGCGCGGCCCGCGAGCCTCGGCCTGTCCTCCGTCCCCGGCCTCCTATGA
- a CDS encoding DedA family protein — translation MQAITDWLLHLSGPLVYLIVAALVFTEDALFFGFVLPGETAVVIGGVIASAHNGVNLPVMMAVVVLAAVTGDSTGYEIGRRFGPALLSTRLAVRYHDRIERSRAFMRDKGPAAVFLGRFVALFRAMVPALAGLSQLPYRRFLLFNAAGGLLWGVGYTLLGFLAGAAYAKTAQTVGTVAAGVVGGIVAIALCVWLWRRHHRSGGGEAEAGKADSGEADSEG, via the coding sequence ATGCAGGCGATCACCGACTGGCTACTGCACCTGTCAGGGCCTCTGGTCTACCTGATTGTCGCCGCGCTGGTGTTCACCGAGGACGCCCTCTTCTTCGGCTTCGTGCTGCCCGGCGAGACCGCCGTGGTGATCGGCGGGGTCATCGCCAGCGCGCACAACGGGGTGAACCTGCCCGTGATGATGGCGGTGGTGGTGCTCGCCGCGGTGACCGGCGACTCGACGGGGTACGAGATCGGCCGGCGCTTCGGCCCCGCCCTGCTGTCCACCCGGCTCGCCGTGAGGTACCACGACCGGATCGAGCGCTCGCGCGCCTTCATGCGCGACAAGGGCCCGGCCGCGGTGTTCCTCGGCCGCTTCGTGGCCCTGTTCCGGGCCATGGTCCCGGCGCTGGCGGGACTCTCCCAGCTGCCCTACCGGCGGTTCCTGCTGTTCAACGCAGCCGGCGGGCTGCTCTGGGGCGTCGGCTACACCCTGCTCGGCTTCCTGGCCGGGGCGGCCTACGCGAAGACCGCACAGACCGTGGGAACGGTGGCTGCGGGCGTCGTCGGCGGGATCGTGGCGATCGCCCTGTGCGTCTGGCTCTGGCGCCGGCACCACCGCTCGGGCGGCGGGGAAGCGGAGGCCGGGAAGGCCGACTCCGGGGAAGCCGACTCCGAGGGCTGA
- the lgt gene encoding prolipoprotein diacylglyceryl transferase: MELAYIPSPSQGVWHIGPLPIRAYALCIIVGIAAALWLTRRRWVKLGGNPDDVVDITLWAVPFGIVGGRLYHVITDPELYFKSGEQPIRALYIWDGGLGIWGAVALGALGAWIGCRRRGVPLAAFADALAPGLILAQAIGRWGNYFNQELYGDPTTLPWGLKITYTDANGQLAHGVFQPTFLYESLWDLACVALLLYADRRWNFHSGRLFALYVACYTVGRGWIESLRTDHANHILGLRLNDWTSLICFVAAVGYLILSRNRPEPENRLGRSRLAPEGSAPDDAEPAQPEAEPGAEPEDEAAAETADNPEKHTPRV, encoded by the coding sequence ATGGAACTCGCGTACATCCCCAGCCCGTCGCAGGGCGTCTGGCACATCGGCCCGCTGCCGATCCGCGCGTACGCGCTGTGCATCATCGTCGGCATCGCCGCCGCCCTGTGGCTGACCCGGCGCCGCTGGGTCAAGCTCGGCGGCAACCCCGACGACGTCGTGGACATCACCCTGTGGGCGGTTCCGTTCGGCATCGTCGGCGGTCGGCTCTACCACGTGATCACCGACCCGGAGCTGTACTTCAAGTCCGGTGAGCAGCCGATCCGCGCCCTCTACATCTGGGACGGCGGCCTCGGCATCTGGGGTGCGGTGGCGCTGGGCGCGCTCGGCGCCTGGATCGGCTGCCGCCGCCGCGGCGTCCCGCTGGCGGCCTTCGCCGACGCGCTGGCGCCGGGGCTGATCCTGGCCCAGGCGATCGGCCGCTGGGGCAACTACTTCAACCAGGAGCTCTACGGCGACCCCACCACGCTGCCCTGGGGTCTCAAGATCACCTACACCGACGCCAACGGCCAGCTCGCCCACGGCGTGTTCCAGCCGACCTTCCTGTACGAGTCGCTGTGGGACCTGGCCTGTGTCGCCCTGCTGCTCTACGCGGACCGCCGCTGGAACTTCCACTCCGGACGCCTGTTCGCGCTCTACGTGGCCTGCTACACGGTCGGCCGCGGCTGGATTGAGTCGCTGCGCACCGACCACGCCAACCACATCCTCGGCCTGCGGCTCAACGACTGGACCTCGCTGATCTGCTTCGTGGCCGCCGTCGGCTATCTGATCCTCTCCCGCAACCGCCCCGAACCGGAGAACCGCCTGGGCCGGTCCCGGCTCGCCCCGGAGGGATCGGCCCCGGACGACGCGGAACCGGCCCAGCCCGAGGCCGAGCCGGGGGCCGAGCCCGAGGACGAGGCCGCAGCCGAGACGGCGGACAACCCGGAGAAGCACACCCCCCGGGTCTGA